From the genome of Actinacidiphila yeochonensis CN732, one region includes:
- a CDS encoding M16 family metallopeptidase: MTTAPVVPVVPRPAPGRPPEYREATLPNGLRVLAARRAAVPVVELRLAVPFGGGTAEHAAEAELLAAALTCGAARRDRAAVEDVLAEYGGSLRVEARPERLKVTARLLSEGLPTLLDLLADLLTGTAFRAAEVETERARLLQRVQLAGRMPQYAGRTALLRHCFGEHPAARETPEAELVRAVAVDTLAWRRAEGLLPEGSTLVLVGDLTPERALAAAGRALAGWTGPGPAREMASPPRVAGGPVVDVRMPGLRQAEARLAAPSLPRTAPGFGALHLAELVFAGYFSSRLVRSLREEAGYAYSARCAVLELGATAVNLVQFGVDPRHRDASLDRTFGVLERLSGAQPPTPAEVEAAAGYSAGIRAISLATQTGLADALLDTAVRGLPPAWLSEFPASLAEVTVDQVAEAARVHLDPGAFTGIVLQP; the protein is encoded by the coding sequence GTGACCACCGCCCCCGTCGTTCCCGTGGTGCCGCGACCGGCCCCGGGCCGCCCGCCGGAGTACCGCGAGGCCACCCTGCCCAACGGCCTGCGGGTGCTCGCCGCCCGGCGCGCCGCCGTCCCGGTGGTCGAACTGCGCCTCGCGGTGCCGTTCGGCGGCGGCACCGCCGAGCACGCCGCCGAGGCCGAGCTCCTCGCCGCCGCCCTGACCTGCGGCGCGGCCCGCCGCGACCGCGCCGCCGTCGAGGACGTCCTCGCCGAGTACGGCGGCAGCCTGCGGGTCGAGGCCCGGCCGGAGCGGCTCAAGGTCACCGCCCGGCTGCTCAGCGAGGGGCTGCCGACCCTGCTCGACCTGCTCGCCGACCTGCTCACCGGGACCGCCTTCCGGGCCGCCGAGGTGGAGACCGAACGGGCCCGGCTGCTCCAGCGGGTCCAGCTCGCCGGCCGGATGCCGCAGTACGCGGGCCGTACCGCCCTGCTGCGGCACTGCTTCGGCGAGCATCCCGCCGCCCGGGAGACCCCCGAGGCCGAACTGGTCCGGGCCGTGGCCGTGGACACTCTGGCCTGGCGCCGCGCCGAGGGGCTGCTCCCCGAGGGCTCCACCCTGGTCCTGGTCGGCGACCTGACGCCGGAGCGGGCGCTCGCCGCGGCCGGCCGGGCGCTGGCCGGCTGGACCGGCCCCGGCCCGGCCCGCGAGATGGCCAGCCCCCCGCGGGTCGCGGGCGGCCCGGTCGTCGACGTCCGGATGCCCGGTCTGCGGCAGGCCGAGGCCCGGCTCGCCGCGCCCTCCCTGCCCCGCACCGCCCCGGGCTTCGGCGCCCTGCACCTGGCCGAACTGGTCTTCGCCGGGTACTTCTCCTCCCGGCTGGTCCGCTCGCTGCGGGAGGAGGCCGGCTACGCCTACAGCGCCCGCTGCGCCGTCCTCGAACTCGGCGCCACCGCCGTCAACCTGGTCCAGTTCGGTGTCGACCCCCGGCACCGCGACGCGTCCCTGGACCGCACCTTCGGCGTGCTGGAACGGCTCAGCGGCGCGCAGCCGCCCACCCCGGCCGAGGTCGAGGCCGCGGCCGGGTACAGCGCGGGCATCCGGGCGATCTCCCTGGCCACCCAGACCGGCCTGGCCGACGCCCTGCTCGACACCGCCGTGCGCGGCCTGCCGCCGGCCTGGCTGTCCGAGTTCCCGGCGTCCCTCGCGGAGGTGACGGTCGACCAGGTCGCCGAGGCGGCCCGCGTCCACCTCGATCCCGGCGCGTTCACCGGGATCGTCCTCCAACCCTGA
- a CDS encoding ABC transporter permease — protein sequence MSTFRTSLVIFRRSLRYTLRNPAWVVMSLVQPLLYLVLFGPLLSKLAAVPGFGDNPWRVFVPGLLVQQSVFASAFVGFGVIAEIRSGVLDRMRVTAAGELGLLLGRVLRDAVVYAVQGGLLVLGAVGLGLRASLPGVLLSFVVLCVLGLAMSALSYGMALRIPAEDVFGQLINSLTLPTLLLSGVLLPMTLAPGWLSGLSRVNPLTHVVTGVRELFAGRLASTDALTGAAVTLGLAVLTVWFGLRSVRAADR from the coding sequence GTGAGCACCTTCCGCACCAGTCTGGTCATCTTCCGCCGCTCGCTGCGGTACACCCTGCGCAACCCCGCCTGGGTGGTCATGAGCCTGGTCCAGCCGCTGCTCTACCTCGTGCTGTTCGGCCCGCTGCTGTCCAAGCTGGCCGCGGTACCGGGGTTCGGCGACAACCCCTGGCGGGTGTTCGTCCCCGGCCTGCTGGTCCAGCAGAGCGTGTTCGCCTCCGCCTTCGTCGGCTTCGGCGTGATCGCCGAGATCCGCTCCGGCGTGCTGGACCGGATGCGGGTGACCGCCGCCGGTGAGCTGGGCCTGCTGCTCGGCCGGGTGCTGCGCGACGCGGTGGTGTACGCCGTCCAGGGCGGCCTGCTGGTGCTCGGCGCGGTGGGGCTGGGGCTGCGCGCCTCGCTCCCCGGGGTGCTGCTGTCCTTCGTGGTGCTGTGCGTGCTCGGCCTGGCGATGTCGGCGCTCTCCTACGGGATGGCGCTGCGCATCCCCGCCGAGGACGTCTTCGGGCAGCTGATCAACTCGCTGACCCTGCCGACGCTGCTGCTGTCCGGCGTGCTGCTGCCGATGACGCTCGCCCCCGGCTGGCTGTCCGGCCTGTCCCGGGTCAACCCGCTGACCCACGTGGTGACCGGGGTGCGGGAGCTGTTCGCCGGCCGGCTCGCCTCCACCGACGCCCTGACCGGCGCGGCGGTCACCCTCGGCCTGGCCGTCCTGACCGTGTGGTTCGGGCTGCGCTCGGTCCGCGCCGCCGACCGCTGA
- a CDS encoding ATP-binding cassette domain-containing protein, protein MIQAQGLTRSFRTRSGPVEAVAGVDLSVAEGEAVGFLGPNGAGKTTTVRMLCTLLRPTSGTATIAGLDVVGQRAEVRRQIGYVGQSGSGGDHRAGDELRTQAQLQGMTAARAAERAAESAERFELTELLDRPCGRLSGGQRRRLDLALGLVHRPRVLFLDEPTAGLDPQSRANLWEHLRALRAEQNLTVFLTTHYLEEADGLCDRILVIDGGRIVAADTAKALKDQIGGDVIILETEQIGDCAAAAARVLPDCRPDVTAERVHLHCADAQRRLPELLRALDAAGVVLASVEVKRPSLEDAFLRLTGRSLREDRPTAGSAVAR, encoded by the coding sequence GTGATCCAAGCCCAGGGACTGACCCGAAGCTTCCGCACCCGCTCGGGCCCCGTGGAGGCCGTCGCCGGCGTCGACCTGTCGGTCGCCGAGGGCGAGGCCGTGGGCTTCCTCGGCCCCAACGGGGCCGGGAAGACCACCACCGTGCGGATGTTGTGCACCCTGCTGCGGCCCACCTCGGGCACCGCCACCATCGCCGGACTGGACGTGGTGGGGCAGCGGGCCGAGGTCCGCCGGCAGATCGGCTACGTCGGACAGAGCGGCTCCGGCGGCGACCACCGCGCGGGCGACGAACTGCGCACCCAGGCACAGTTGCAGGGGATGACGGCGGCGCGGGCCGCCGAGCGGGCCGCCGAGAGCGCCGAACGCTTCGAGCTGACCGAGCTGCTGGACCGCCCGTGCGGGCGGCTCTCGGGCGGGCAGCGCCGCCGTCTCGACCTGGCCCTCGGCCTGGTGCACCGGCCCCGGGTGCTGTTCCTGGACGAGCCGACCGCCGGGCTCGACCCGCAGTCCCGGGCCAACCTGTGGGAGCACCTGCGGGCGCTGCGCGCCGAGCAGAACCTCACCGTCTTCCTCACCACGCACTACCTGGAGGAGGCGGACGGGCTCTGCGACCGGATCCTGGTCATCGACGGCGGGAGGATAGTCGCCGCCGACACCGCCAAGGCGCTGAAGGACCAGATCGGCGGTGACGTGATCATCCTGGAGACCGAGCAGATCGGCGACTGCGCCGCCGCCGCGGCCCGGGTGCTGCCCGACTGCCGGCCGGACGTCACCGCCGAGCGGGTCCACCTGCACTGCGCCGACGCGCAGCGCAGGCTGCCGGAGCTGCTCAGGGCACTGGACGCGGCCGGGGTCGTGCTCGCCTCCGTGGAGGTGAAGCGGCCCAGCCTGGAGGACGCCTTCCTGCGGCTCACCGGCCGCTCGCTGCGCGAGGACCGCCCCACCGCGGGTTCGGCGGTGGCCCGGTGA